In Aggregatibacter sp. 2125159857, one DNA window encodes the following:
- a CDS encoding ABC transporter ATP-binding protein, translating into MIKIENLSQPYGLKGVHCTIPTGKLVGIMGANGAGKSTLLKTIAGIFPIKSGEIWFDNHKLTTMTAEQKSQQLAYLAQNTEIHWDLSVYDVIALGLPNPLNRAKEQEKVRSISETFSVSHLLEKSFRQLSGGEKARVQLARCCIKNAPLLLADEPIAALDPFYQIDMMEQLKSLTPSHTCVVAIHHLSLAYKFCDEVILLNQGQIIASGETTGVLTAENLANAFHIHADINQENKVLDNITKLV; encoded by the coding sequence ATGATTAAAATCGAGAATCTCTCCCAGCCTTATGGCTTAAAAGGCGTTCACTGCACTATCCCAACGGGCAAATTGGTCGGCATTATGGGCGCGAATGGTGCGGGTAAATCGACGTTGCTGAAAACCATTGCCGGTATTTTTCCTATCAAAAGCGGTGAGATTTGGTTCGACAATCACAAATTAACCACAATGACTGCGGAACAAAAAAGCCAACAGTTGGCTTACCTTGCACAAAATACCGAGATTCACTGGGATTTATCTGTGTATGATGTTATCGCGTTGGGGTTACCGAATCCGCTTAATCGAGCTAAAGAACAAGAAAAAGTGCGGTCGATTTCAGAAACGTTTTCTGTTTCACATTTATTGGAAAAATCTTTTCGCCAACTTTCCGGAGGCGAAAAAGCCCGTGTACAACTTGCCCGTTGTTGTATCAAAAACGCCCCTTTATTGCTTGCTGACGAACCCATTGCCGCCCTCGATCCGTTTTATCAAATCGATATGATGGAACAACTGAAATCTCTTACGCCCAGCCACACCTGCGTGGTCGCAATCCATCATCTTTCTTTAGCTTATAAATTTTGTGATGAAGTGATTTTATTGAATCAAGGACAAATCATTGCGAGCGGAGAAACAACAGGCGTATTAACCGCCGAGAATTTGGCAAACGCGTTTCATATTCATGCGGATATTAATCAAGAAAACAAAGTATTGGATAACATCACTAAATTAGTATAA
- a CDS encoding CAP domain-containing protein, giving the protein MMKFLFILLYFSFISAFVSAEVGKTYSLRSSEFTYRNEGEKEKAESQALKMLQKSYQRFPDVDNCYAGKVTELEKKRALKELNLIRQAHGLEAVGYDETKDRFTTASALISSANRLLDHYPSSRLKCYSKDGYEGSRHSNMHLTSDYIVFLPENFAEKVIDELIIDDNVFSLGHRLWFLDPFLGDISYGRVTHVDNHQRVADAVSIYISNTRQNIINTKVDYIAYPDKNYPSNWFTLDWFLHFSVIADKSSREKNITSVNYANASVSVRSADGRTMRVHSIKYTDPNKDKDYMGLGNHIQWRVDGLQKNKKYSVKIKNVMINGTAKDYEYWFNITD; this is encoded by the coding sequence ATGATGAAATTTTTATTTATTCTTTTATATTTTTCTTTTATTTCGGCTTTCGTGTCTGCTGAAGTTGGGAAAACCTATTCACTTCGTTCCAGTGAATTTACTTACCGAAATGAAGGCGAAAAAGAGAAAGCCGAAAGCCAAGCATTAAAAATGTTACAAAAAAGCTATCAACGTTTTCCGGATGTGGATAACTGTTATGCCGGCAAGGTGACAGAATTAGAGAAAAAACGGGCATTGAAAGAACTCAATTTAATTCGTCAAGCTCACGGTTTGGAAGCTGTAGGTTATGATGAGACAAAAGACCGTTTTACCACGGCCTCGGCATTAATTTCATCGGCGAATCGGTTGTTGGATCATTATCCTTCCTCTCGCTTGAAATGTTATTCGAAAGATGGATATGAAGGAAGTCGCCATAGCAATATGCATTTAACTTCTGATTATATTGTGTTTCTACCGGAGAATTTTGCCGAAAAAGTCATTGATGAATTAATTATTGACGATAATGTGTTTTCATTAGGTCACCGATTATGGTTTTTAGATCCTTTTTTAGGGGATATTTCTTATGGACGTGTTACTCATGTGGATAATCATCAGCGTGTGGCCGATGCGGTAAGTATTTATATTAGCAATACAAGACAAAATATTATAAATACCAAAGTCGATTATATTGCTTATCCGGATAAAAACTATCCTTCAAATTGGTTTACTTTAGATTGGTTTCTTCATTTTTCAGTCATTGCAGATAAATCTTCCAGAGAAAAGAATATTACTTCGGTAAATTATGCCAATGCGAGTGTTTCTGTCAGATCGGCAGATGGAAGAACGATGCGTGTGCATAGCATAAAATATACAGATCCTAATAAAGATAAAGACTATATGGGGTTAGGGAATCATATTCAATGGCGTGTTGATGGTCTTCAAAAAAATAAAAAATATTCTGTTAAAATTAAGAATGTGATGATCAATGGAACAGCAAAAGATTATGAGTATTGGTTTAATATCACAGATTAA
- a CDS encoding YcgL domain-containing protein gives MLCAIYKSPKEPGIYLYIEKRDQFDALPDALLTAFGKPIFVMLFNLAGTKPLVNADKTEVLQHIKEKGFYLQTPKKDDWLFRL, from the coding sequence ATGCTCTGTGCCATTTATAAAAGCCCAAAAGAACCGGGCATATATCTTTATATTGAAAAACGCGATCAATTTGACGCGCTACCTGACGCATTGTTAACGGCTTTTGGCAAACCGATTTTTGTGATGTTGTTTAATCTTGCTGGTACAAAACCGTTGGTCAATGCCGATAAAACAGAAGTGTTGCAGCACATTAAAGAAAAAGGCTTTTACTTACAAACGCCGAAAAAAGATGATTGGTTGTTTCGTCTATAA
- a CDS encoding helical backbone metal receptor, with product MKKTSVIFTALFLSFSAHAEEFVSLTLCSDRLLAEIARPEQIAAMSPYSQNPRMMLDKINRDKPILEPQLTALLPYLDKTLLINETFYPQLVADLKRLGVKIVLINDSPQTAEELFELLLQLGKITGNEAHAEQLVAKLTSQKTKLNVSLTDTLMLSETGVVEPIFPQYNVLLTLLGLTPLKYPLTPQNFSLEKVLLAQPNGLIEITDQQSYNEQTELLDHPLLKKYFENRPHFRIPMKYTYCLDHGVWQGAEMIYQQSKSWNSTNLP from the coding sequence ATGAAAAAAACATCCGTTATTTTCACCGCACTTTTTCTTTCCTTTTCTGCACACGCTGAGGAATTTGTTTCGCTCACCTTGTGCAGCGACCGACTGCTTGCGGAAATTGCCCGTCCGGAACAAATCGCGGCAATGTCGCCTTACTCTCAAAACCCGCGCATGATGCTGGATAAAATTAATCGAGATAAACCTATCCTTGAACCGCAACTTACCGCATTGTTGCCTTATTTGGATAAAACCCTGTTGATTAATGAAACCTTTTATCCGCAATTGGTCGCTGATTTAAAGCGCCTTGGCGTAAAAATTGTGCTGATTAACGACAGCCCACAAACCGCTGAAGAATTATTTGAACTCCTGTTGCAACTTGGGAAAATCACCGGTAATGAAGCCCATGCGGAACAGTTGGTGGCAAAATTAACATCACAAAAGACCAAACTGAATGTGTCCTTGACCGATACACTAATGTTATCGGAAACCGGCGTGGTGGAACCCATTTTCCCGCAATATAACGTGCTATTAACATTGCTTGGTTTAACACCGTTAAAATACCCATTGACTCCGCAAAATTTTTCATTGGAAAAAGTGTTGCTCGCCCAACCTAACGGGTTAATCGAAATCACTGACCAGCAAAGCTATAACGAACAGACGGAATTGCTTGACCATCCGCTGTTAAAAAAATACTTTGAAAATCGACCGCACTTTCGCATTCCGATGAAATATACTTATTGCCTTGATCATGGCGTGTGGCAGGGGGCAGAGATGATTTATCAACAATCTAAGTCATGGAATTCGACAAATCTCCCTTGA
- a CDS encoding NfeD family protein — protein sequence MIEWLISFKFFSWLIHWDILRYLIHWNEWHWFMLGSVLLVAEIAVPGMFLLWWGLAVAVIAGVMKLILPIPLFVLVSIYIAIILVLK from the coding sequence ATGATTGAATGGTTAATTAGTTTCAAGTTTTTTTCCTGGCTTATTCACTGGGATATTTTACGCTACCTGATTCATTGGAATGAGTGGCATTGGTTTATGTTAGGTAGTGTTTTACTTGTCGCAGAAATTGCCGTGCCCGGGATGTTTTTATTATGGTGGGGACTTGCGGTAGCGGTGATTGCCGGGGTGATGAAATTGATTTTACCGATTCCTCTTTTTGTTCTTGTGTCAATTTATATTGCGATCATTCTTGTTTTAAAATAA
- a CDS encoding TonB-dependent siderophore receptor, translated as MKKNLITTAMLFALPTIAFAGENTKNELAPIVVYSAYATPVNQDQTASSVTVLTEKDFAERNATYVSDVLKTVPSLAVSTSGGRGTLTNVFLRGADANHTAVIIDGVKANPVSGYGFDFGGLALSNIERIEVLRGEQSALWGSDAMGGVIYITTKKGLEKGKTFNVDYDFGTGSHRTVDGSLTLSGSNNNFYYALHGDSHHTKGISALSKDRFNYTAQDGTAVSTGGASERDKFHRDNTSLRFGYDDNQKGFDFLTSHSSQTANFDNSATDEKGHYTRTRDTLFKLSGFLGNGDELLKHKVGVSHIKTDSDTVGYASAYDAKKLNANYQLDVNFDREGSITQGLSFLTDYQKTDFNSSYFNNAGNKKLIEKSVAAEYRLLHDADHSLNVSGRYTDSSEYENSWTGRIAGAYRLHNNVKAHASIGSAIQNPTITEYYGYNARYIGNPNLQPEKSVGGDVGFLFETDDHRHSVDITYFTRNVKNAISSEVINSVTYASRAVNLDGKSKVKGLEVAYNGKITDVLTAYANYTYTQTRDSKGIELARRPKHLANTGLAYQITEKLGADVNLSYTGKRMDTYYSPSYSTHKVKLPSYTLANVGVNYKVAESLTVYANLNNVFNKKYENVLGYGQEGRNVYVGLRGSF; from the coding sequence ATGAAAAAAAATCTCATCACAACTGCAATGTTATTTGCGCTTCCAACGATCGCCTTTGCCGGTGAAAACACAAAAAACGAATTAGCTCCGATTGTCGTTTATTCTGCGTACGCCACACCGGTAAACCAAGATCAAACCGCTTCCTCTGTTACCGTTCTCACTGAAAAAGATTTTGCCGAGCGTAACGCGACTTATGTGAGTGATGTGTTGAAAACCGTGCCAAGCCTTGCCGTAAGCACTTCAGGCGGTCGTGGTACATTGACCAACGTCTTTTTACGTGGTGCGGATGCAAACCACACTGCCGTGATTATTGATGGTGTAAAAGCCAATCCGGTTTCCGGCTACGGTTTTGATTTCGGTGGATTAGCTTTAAGCAACATCGAACGCATCGAAGTCTTACGCGGTGAGCAATCTGCGCTTTGGGGAAGTGATGCAATGGGCGGTGTGATTTATATCACCACCAAAAAGGGCCTAGAAAAAGGCAAAACTTTCAATGTTGACTATGATTTTGGCACAGGATCTCACCGCACTGTTGATGGTTCATTAACCCTTTCAGGCTCAAACAACAATTTCTATTATGCTTTACATGGTGACAGCCACCACACCAAAGGTATTTCAGCACTCAGCAAAGACCGTTTTAACTACACGGCACAAGATGGTACAGCGGTCAGTACCGGTGGAGCAAGTGAGCGTGATAAATTCCACCGTGATAATACCTCTCTTCGTTTTGGCTATGACGATAACCAAAAAGGCTTTGATTTCTTAACCTCTCATAGCAGTCAAACAGCTAACTTTGATAACAGTGCAACAGATGAAAAAGGTCATTACACTCGCACACGTGATACCTTATTTAAATTAAGTGGTTTCTTAGGTAATGGCGATGAATTGCTTAAACATAAAGTTGGCGTAAGTCATATCAAAACCGACAGCGATACGGTTGGCTATGCCTCAGCTTACGATGCGAAAAAACTCAATGCGAACTATCAATTAGATGTGAATTTCGATCGTGAAGGCTCCATCACACAAGGTTTAAGTTTCTTAACGGACTATCAAAAAACAGATTTTAATTCGTCTTATTTCAATAATGCGGGTAATAAAAAGCTTATTGAGAAAAGCGTCGCAGCAGAATATCGCCTATTACACGATGCGGATCATAGTTTGAATGTGAGTGGTCGTTACACTGATAGCTCTGAATACGAAAATTCATGGACAGGCCGTATTGCCGGGGCTTATCGCTTACATAACAATGTGAAAGCACATGCAAGCATTGGTTCAGCAATTCAAAATCCGACAATTACGGAATATTACGGCTATAACGCACGCTATATCGGCAACCCAAATTTACAACCGGAAAAAAGCGTAGGGGGCGATGTTGGTTTCTTATTTGAAACAGATGATCACCGCCATAGCGTTGATATCACTTATTTCACGCGTAACGTGAAAAATGCGATTAGTAGCGAAGTGATTAATTCCGTCACCTATGCAAGCCGTGCCGTCAATCTTGATGGGAAGAGCAAGGTTAAAGGTCTTGAAGTGGCTTATAATGGTAAAATCACAGATGTATTAACCGCTTATGCGAACTATACATATACCCAAACCCGAGACAGCAAAGGGATTGAATTGGCACGCCGTCCGAAACATTTAGCCAACACAGGCTTAGCCTATCAGATTACTGAAAAATTGGGCGCAGATGTGAATTTGTCTTACACCGGCAAACGCATGGATACCTACTATTCACCAAGCTACAGTACACATAAAGTGAAATTGCCATCTTATACCTTGGCAAACGTAGGCGTGAATTACAAAGTGGCGGAGAGTTTGACGGTTTACGCAAACCTCAACAACGTATTCAATAAAAAATACGAAAACGTTCTTGGTTACGGCCAAGAAGGGCGTAATGTTTACGTTGGCTTGAGAGGATCGTTCTAA
- a CDS encoding iron ABC transporter permease yields MTKTQKLNTALFSFLLLITGIALYHQLGDFAHLKNADGVLTDMRSLVLWDVRVPRIGLAILTGACLALAGNAMQGIFQNPLASPGLLGSSAGATAASVLILYYFSVPFTVLLFGGVAGALASFLLVYAIAKNHGTTMMLLSGLAVNMLLGAAIALLLSNAESPWALAELYRWLQGSLVWAKLDTLVISLLIVLFGLVCLYRERRYVDLLSFGEETAGTMGIDPKRSFFITTFGVALLVGATIPQTGAIGFIGLIAPHFARILLKQRPSQLYITSALFGALLLLIADLCVQYVPFFSHIYIGTLTAMIGAPCLIWILLTEQRRLAR; encoded by the coding sequence TTGACAAAAACACAAAAATTAAATACCGCACTTTTTTCATTCTTGCTGTTGATAACAGGCATTGCCCTTTATCATCAACTTGGCGATTTTGCGCATCTCAAAAATGCGGATGGGGTGCTCACTGATATGCGTTCGCTTGTATTGTGGGATGTTCGTGTGCCGCGCATTGGTTTAGCGATTTTAACCGGCGCCTGTCTTGCTCTTGCAGGGAATGCCATGCAGGGTATTTTTCAAAATCCATTGGCAAGCCCGGGTTTGCTCGGCAGTAGCGCCGGGGCAACTGCTGCCAGTGTGCTTATTCTTTATTATTTTTCTGTGCCATTTACGGTATTGCTGTTCGGCGGTGTTGCAGGGGCATTAGCGAGTTTTTTATTGGTGTATGCCATTGCCAAAAATCATGGCACGACCATGATGCTCCTCAGCGGTTTGGCGGTGAATATGTTGCTTGGCGCCGCCATTGCGTTGTTGTTATCTAACGCCGAAAGCCCTTGGGCGCTAGCAGAGCTTTATCGTTGGTTACAAGGCTCATTAGTGTGGGCGAAGCTTGACACTTTGGTGATTTCACTGCTGATCGTTCTGTTTGGTTTAGTTTGTTTATACCGCGAACGTCGTTATGTGGATTTACTCAGTTTCGGTGAAGAGACCGCGGGCACCATGGGGATCGATCCGAAACGAAGTTTTTTTATCACCACCTTTGGCGTTGCGTTGCTCGTCGGCGCAACCATTCCACAAACGGGTGCCATCGGTTTTATCGGTTTAATCGCACCGCACTTTGCACGAATTTTATTAAAGCAACGCCCATCACAACTTTACATAACAAGTGCCTTATTTGGGGCTTTATTGCTGTTAATTGCGGATCTTTGTGTGCAATATGTGCCGTTTTTCTCTCATATTTACATCGGCACACTCACGGCAATGATTGGTGCGCCATGTTTGATTTGGATTTTATTGACGGAACAACGGAGATTAGCAAGGTAA
- a CDS encoding anthranilate synthase component II, protein MSLLIINNHDSFTFNLVDLIRRLDVPFQVVNIEDLDLDAVGDFSHLLISPGPDVPRAYPILFDLLARYQHSKSILGVCLGHQMLCEFFGAELHNLPFPRHGQAKRLQCVAESLLFKDMPQAFQIGLYHSWAVNEQNFPSALQITARCDDNIIMAMQHKTLPIYGVQFHPESYISEYGEQILRNWLQES, encoded by the coding sequence TGATCATCAATAATCACGATTCTTTTACGTTCAACTTAGTGGATCTCATCCGTCGTTTGGATGTGCCATTTCAAGTGGTCAATATCGAAGACTTAGATTTAGATGCCGTGGGCGATTTCTCTCATTTATTGATTTCTCCCGGCCCGGATGTACCACGCGCTTATCCAATATTATTTGACTTGCTGGCACGTTATCAGCACAGCAAATCTATTTTGGGCGTGTGTTTAGGGCATCAAATGTTATGCGAATTTTTTGGCGCAGAATTACATAATCTTCCGTTCCCACGTCATGGGCAAGCCAAGCGGTTGCAGTGTGTGGCGGAATCCCTTCTCTTTAAAGATATGCCTCAGGCCTTTCAAATTGGCTTATATCATTCTTGGGCGGTAAATGAGCAGAATTTCCCAAGCGCATTGCAAATTACCGCCCGTTGTGATGACAACATCATTATGGCTATGCAGCATAAAACGTTGCCGATTTACGGGGTGCAATTTCACCCAGAATCCTATATTTCGGAATATGGTGAGCAAATTTTGCGAAATTGGTTGCAGGAATCTTAA
- the minC gene encoding septum site-determining protein MinC, protein MAQDIIELRTGQFSALFISINSSSLTAIKRALAKKSKTSPSLFKNIEVILQFNPMLEKVNLIALKDLLAEYQIRLIGVANWQNHLQRELILAANLSILGNINNLSEILPEPRDLPTKIVPHNVIDKQVIYAKNSDLIIHGDVEQGAEVAADGNIHIYGELLGRAMAGVNSSSGAIYTQYLDAEFIAVNSRFLYKEKIPTEFLYRSVRIFAEKDQLSFHPF, encoded by the coding sequence ATGGCTCAAGATATTATCGAACTACGAACAGGTCAATTTTCTGCGCTGTTTATCAGTATTAATAGTTCAAGCTTGACTGCCATTAAGCGTGCATTGGCAAAGAAAAGCAAAACCTCGCCATCATTATTTAAAAATATTGAGGTGATTTTGCAGTTCAACCCGATGCTGGAAAAAGTTAATCTTATCGCATTAAAAGACTTATTGGCAGAATATCAAATTCGTCTTATTGGCGTGGCAAATTGGCAAAATCATCTGCAAAGAGAACTCATTCTTGCCGCTAACCTCTCCATTCTTGGCAATATTAATAACCTCTCTGAAATCCTTCCGGAACCACGCGATTTACCCACAAAAATTGTGCCGCATAATGTTATCGATAAACAGGTTATTTATGCGAAAAACAGTGATTTGATTATTCATGGCGATGTGGAACAAGGTGCTGAAGTCGCTGCAGATGGCAATATCCATATTTATGGCGAATTATTAGGACGTGCCATGGCAGGTGTCAACAGCAGTTCCGGTGCGATTTATACACAATATTTAGATGCGGAATTTATCGCCGTCAACAGCCGTTTTCTCTATAAAGAAAAAATCCCAACGGAATTTTTATATCGTTCCGTCAGGATTTTTGCCGAAAAGGATCAGTTGAGTTTTCATCCTTTCTAA
- a CDS encoding molecular chaperone, with translation MQEKIQLNHFSLISRLFGNLFYRQPTDNILSGVFIWLQQQQLSEVWPLTEDAESQQALDALQMPIDLTLLEKEYQKLLGEKGAVATQISAYDISVADFENFRQERNLPPSDNLDHFAMLLLTASWLEDNADSLSAQQDLFEQFLLPCAAKFLNKVEQSAGLPFYRALAYLTREILSAMADELESVDL, from the coding sequence ATGCAAGAAAAAATCCAATTAAATCATTTTTCTTTAATTAGCCGATTATTTGGAAATTTATTTTATCGCCAGCCAACAGACAATATTCTTTCTGGCGTATTTATATGGTTACAACAACAGCAATTATCTGAAGTGTGGCCATTAACGGAAGATGCAGAAAGTCAGCAAGCTTTAGACGCATTACAAATGCCGATAGATTTAACGCTTTTGGAGAAAGAATACCAAAAGTTATTGGGTGAGAAAGGCGCAGTGGCAACGCAAATTTCTGCTTATGATATTTCAGTGGCGGATTTTGAAAACTTTCGTCAAGAACGTAATTTACCGCCAAGTGATAACCTTGATCATTTTGCCATGTTGCTTTTAACGGCCTCATGGTTGGAAGACAATGCCGATTCATTATCCGCGCAACAAGACTTGTTTGAACAGTTTTTATTGCCTTGTGCAGCGAAGTTTTTAAACAAGGTGGAACAATCGGCAGGACTGCCATTTTATCGTGCGTTAGCGTATCTTACACGCGAGATATTGTCCGCTATGGCAGATGAATTGGAGTCTGTTGACTTGTAA
- a CDS encoding NAD(P)H-dependent oxidoreductase, with protein sequence MKHLIIFAHPNSQSFNRTLVEEVIKATRQIGVEAVIRDLYTLDFNPVLSWSELSATMDGIVPAEIKFEQKLIAEAELITFIYPLWWMGFPAILKGYLDRVLSYGFAYQNENGASVGLLGNKKVQHFITMGNSIEKYQQLAFDKALQSCLVEGLFNFCGITDIQHHLFGNIHLLDDSGYRSVLTAAFEKTQENLTALLSEKGKNSCKKKSN encoded by the coding sequence ATGAAACATTTGATTATTTTTGCTCACCCAAACTCACAGAGTTTTAACCGCACTTTAGTGGAGGAAGTCATAAAAGCGACCCGGCAAATCGGTGTGGAAGCAGTGATTCGTGATCTGTATACATTAGATTTTAATCCGGTGTTATCTTGGTCTGAATTGAGTGCAACAATGGATGGCATTGTGCCGGCTGAGATTAAGTTTGAGCAAAAATTGATTGCAGAAGCCGAATTAATTACCTTTATCTACCCACTTTGGTGGATGGGATTCCCGGCAATATTAAAGGGGTATTTAGATCGTGTGTTAAGTTACGGCTTTGCCTACCAAAATGAAAATGGTGCGTCTGTTGGTTTGCTGGGAAATAAAAAAGTACAGCATTTTATTACCATGGGAAATAGCATAGAAAAATATCAACAACTGGCTTTTGATAAAGCTTTGCAATCTTGTTTAGTAGAGGGATTATTTAATTTTTGTGGCATAACGGATATTCAACATCATCTTTTTGGTAATATTCATTTATTAGATGATTCGGGCTATCGATCTGTGTTAACCGCGGCATTTGAAAAAACACAAGAAAATCTCACCGCACTTTTATCAGAGAAGGGCAAAAATTCATGCAAGAAAAAATCCAATTAA
- a CDS encoding 2-hydroxyacid dehydrogenase, producing MNIVFLDRTSIPASHDIPRPSFPHTWTEYDRTLPEETFERTKDADIVVTNKVVFDRELLSRLPKLKLIAITATGTNNIDLDAAKDLGIAVKNVPGYSSVAVPEHVLGMIFSLKHSLIGYHRDQVTSDRWATCGQFCYTDYPITDVRGATLGVFGKGCLGTEVGRLAQLLGMNVLYAEHKGASHIREGYTEFETVLKQADIVTLHCPLTDTTKNLINAETLALMKQTAYLINTGRGPLVDEAALLDALENGKIAGAALDVLVKEPPEKNNPLIQAAKRLPNLLITPHIAWASDSAVTTLVNKVAQNIEDFVMHGR from the coding sequence ATGAACATTGTTTTTCTCGATCGTACCAGTATTCCCGCAAGCCATGATATTCCACGCCCAAGCTTTCCACACACTTGGACGGAATATGACCGCACTTTGCCGGAGGAAACCTTTGAACGCACCAAAGACGCCGATATTGTGGTGACCAACAAAGTGGTGTTTGACCGAGAATTATTAAGCCGATTACCAAAATTAAAACTCATCGCCATTACGGCGACCGGTACCAACAACATTGATTTAGACGCTGCGAAAGACCTCGGCATTGCCGTAAAAAATGTGCCCGGTTATTCCAGTGTGGCCGTGCCGGAGCATGTATTGGGCATGATTTTCTCATTAAAACATAGCCTTATTGGGTATCATCGCGATCAAGTGACCTCTGATCGTTGGGCCACCTGCGGACAGTTCTGCTACACCGATTACCCGATAACGGATGTGCGTGGCGCGACGTTAGGTGTATTTGGTAAAGGTTGTTTAGGCACAGAAGTGGGGCGTTTGGCGCAATTATTGGGCATGAACGTGTTGTATGCGGAACACAAAGGCGCAAGTCATATTCGTGAAGGCTACACTGAATTTGAAACCGTATTGAAACAAGCGGATATTGTTACGCTGCATTGCCCATTAACCGACACCACAAAAAATTTAATCAATGCGGAAACGTTGGCATTAATGAAACAGACCGCTTATCTCATCAATACCGGGCGAGGCCCATTGGTGGATGAAGCTGCATTATTAGATGCGCTAGAAAACGGCAAAATTGCCGGTGCTGCCTTGGATGTGTTGGTCAAAGAACCACCGGAAAAGAACAACCCATTAATTCAAGCGGCAAAACGTTTGCCGAATTTATTAATCACGCCGCATATTGCGTGGGCGAGTGATTCAGCGGTCACTACGTTAGTCAATAAAGTGGCACAAAATATCGAAGATTTTGTGATGCACGGTAGGTAA